In Candidatus Methanomethylophilus alvi Mx1201, a genomic segment contains:
- a CDS encoding ATP-binding protein: MAEMQTLFPFVRIVKQDKMKRALLLNVVDPSIGGVLIKGEKGTAKSTAVRSMAQFLPARPAVKGCAYRCDPRYPKRLCADCQARIAAGEELETVKVPMKVIELPLNATEDRVSGTLDLEYVLKTGKKKFEPGVLASANGNILYVDEINLLDDHIIDLLLDSAAMGVNYVEREGVSFSHPARFVLVGTMNPEEGNLRPQLLDRFGLSVEVEGEDSITTRTEVIKRRLAFDADPEAYVDSCKDELKALTKQIEQARKLITEIPVDDNAVTMAAKLSMKFSMEGHRSDITLIRAARANAALAGRKEITKDDMKDVAALVLAHRIKRNAFDKTKFDESEVTECLARM; the protein is encoded by the coding sequence ATGGCAGAGATGCAGACACTGTTCCCGTTCGTCCGTATCGTGAAACAGGATAAAATGAAAAGGGCATTGCTTCTGAACGTCGTGGATCCCAGCATCGGAGGGGTCCTCATCAAAGGGGAGAAAGGTACGGCCAAATCCACGGCCGTGAGGTCTATGGCGCAGTTCCTGCCCGCAAGGCCCGCCGTGAAAGGGTGCGCATACCGTTGCGACCCCCGCTACCCCAAGAGGCTCTGCGCAGACTGTCAGGCAAGGATCGCGGCCGGCGAGGAACTGGAGACCGTCAAGGTCCCGATGAAGGTCATCGAACTCCCGCTCAACGCCACCGAGGACAGGGTATCCGGTACCCTCGACCTCGAATATGTGCTCAAGACAGGAAAGAAGAAATTCGAACCCGGGGTCCTCGCATCCGCCAACGGCAACATACTCTACGTCGACGAGATCAACCTGCTGGACGACCACATCATCGACCTGCTTCTGGACTCCGCCGCCATGGGGGTCAACTATGTGGAGAGGGAGGGTGTGTCGTTCTCCCACCCCGCGAGGTTCGTCCTCGTAGGTACCATGAATCCCGAGGAAGGGAACCTCAGACCCCAGCTGCTGGACAGGTTCGGACTGTCCGTGGAGGTCGAAGGAGAGGACAGCATAACGACCAGGACCGAGGTCATCAAGAGGAGGCTCGCCTTCGACGCCGACCCCGAGGCCTACGTCGACTCGTGCAAGGACGAGCTGAAGGCCCTCACCAAACAGATCGAACAGGCCAGGAAACTCATAACCGAGATCCCCGTGGACGATAATGCGGTCACCATGGCCGCCAAACTGTCGATGAAGTTCAGCATGGAGGGGCACAGGTCCGACATCACCCTCATCCGCGCCGCCAGGGCCAACGCCGCCCTCGCCGGAAGGAAGGAGATCACCAAGGACGATATGAAGGACGTCGCCGCACTCGTCCTCGCCCACCGTATCAAGAGGAACGCTTTCGACAAGACCAAGTTCGACGAGAGCGAGGTCACGGAATGTCTCGCCAGAATGTGA
- a CDS encoding VWA domain-containing protein — protein MSRQNVNGNSLPFSAIYGNETAKTALLCAAVNPHIKAVLIKGLSGTGKTALARSVCGIDPGKKVVNVPLNVTDEQLFGAIDLELAIATGSVELGESLLMRANRNYLYLDDADLFDANVLTAMLNDVRDGKVYIERENISTSYRCNTTVLASMNSNRKYIDKHVLDCFDMCVTMRKPKESDECEEVIRRNLSFYDGTFSESRDFAADDREQAKAVKAARKLLPQVHISQKQMRNIARICKAIGVKGCRGAISTAQAALALAALAGRKRVTDTDTAQAALLCLEHRRTKRQVRKEKKQYNPLETGYNPLGGIKRFIHDEKGETTESKIVKGMNENDVTVAQVNSGEAFIKSEDMEDVVATIGETFEAIDLLEAEDSNGSFSGDDVAKRRYVESTDRNGKYIKSRVPNGGYPDIAFDATIRAAAPYQQKRQKPGDGGVKLEKQDIREKVRQKQISSTFLFLLDTSGSLIIRNRMSKVKAAMISMLSTHYVKRDRVGLMTFNEESIDLILQPTRAVEQLEPIIDAIAVGQGTPLSAALIKVYEYMMPYTLKHPDEKCHIVLITDGKATQAMDSYKDPIKEALEISKMVNIPNSDWIVIDSGLGYTKNDIPKMLAENLHGKFFLLDDLEVKDDKPNIWKGWSETYTGVVDHLNK, from the coding sequence ATGTCTCGCCAGAATGTGAACGGCAACAGCCTTCCGTTCTCCGCCATCTATGGAAACGAGACCGCCAAGACCGCGTTGCTGTGCGCTGCCGTGAACCCGCACATAAAGGCGGTCCTGATCAAGGGCCTGTCCGGGACCGGAAAGACCGCCCTGGCACGTTCGGTATGCGGCATAGACCCGGGGAAGAAGGTCGTCAACGTCCCCCTCAACGTCACCGACGAGCAACTGTTCGGGGCCATAGACCTGGAGCTCGCCATAGCCACCGGCAGCGTGGAACTGGGCGAGAGCCTCCTCATGAGGGCTAACCGGAACTACCTCTATCTGGACGACGCCGACCTGTTCGATGCGAACGTCCTCACCGCCATGCTCAACGACGTACGCGACGGGAAGGTCTACATCGAGAGGGAGAACATCTCGACCTCGTACAGGTGCAACACCACCGTACTGGCCAGCATGAATTCCAACAGGAAGTACATCGACAAGCACGTCCTGGACTGCTTCGACATGTGCGTCACCATGCGTAAACCCAAGGAATCGGACGAATGCGAGGAGGTCATCAGGAGGAACCTGTCCTTCTACGACGGGACGTTCTCCGAAAGCAGGGACTTCGCGGCCGACGACAGGGAGCAGGCCAAGGCCGTCAAGGCCGCCAGGAAACTCCTGCCACAGGTACACATATCCCAGAAGCAGATGCGTAACATAGCCAGGATCTGCAAGGCGATAGGTGTGAAGGGATGCAGGGGCGCCATCTCCACCGCACAGGCGGCTCTGGCACTCGCCGCCCTGGCCGGAAGGAAGCGCGTGACCGACACGGATACCGCACAGGCGGCGCTCCTCTGTCTGGAACACAGGCGTACCAAACGCCAGGTGAGGAAGGAGAAGAAGCAGTACAACCCGCTGGAGACCGGATACAACCCCCTCGGAGGGATAAAGAGATTCATCCACGACGAGAAGGGCGAGACCACGGAATCCAAGATCGTCAAGGGGATGAACGAGAACGACGTCACCGTGGCACAGGTCAACTCCGGAGAGGCCTTCATCAAATCCGAGGATATGGAGGATGTCGTCGCCACCATCGGTGAGACGTTCGAGGCCATCGACCTTCTGGAGGCGGAGGACAGCAACGGCTCCTTCTCAGGGGACGACGTCGCGAAAAGACGTTATGTGGAGAGTACGGACCGTAACGGGAAGTACATCAAATCCCGCGTCCCCAACGGAGGGTACCCGGACATCGCCTTCGATGCCACCATCAGGGCGGCCGCACCCTACCAGCAGAAGCGCCAGAAACCCGGTGACGGCGGAGTGAAACTGGAGAAGCAGGACATAAGGGAGAAGGTCAGGCAGAAGCAGATATCGTCCACGTTCCTGTTCCTTCTCGATACCAGCGGCTCCCTGATAATCCGCAACAGGATGAGCAAGGTAAAGGCGGCCATGATATCCATGCTGAGCACCCACTACGTCAAGAGGGACAGGGTCGGTCTGATGACCTTCAACGAGGAGAGTATAGACCTGATCCTCCAGCCCACCAGGGCAGTGGAGCAGCTAGAACCGATCATCGATGCCATAGCCGTGGGGCAGGGGACACCTCTGAGCGCCGCGCTGATCAAGGTGTACGAATACATGATGCCTTACACCCTGAAGCATCCCGACGAGAAGTGCCACATCGTCCTGATAACGGACGGGAAGGCGACACAGGCGATGGATAGCTACAAGGACCCCATCAAAGAGGCCCTGGAGATATCCAAGATGGTGAACATACCTAATTCGGATTGGATCGTGATCGACTCCGGCCTAGGTTACACCAAGAACGACATCCCCAAGATGCTGGCCGAGAACCTCCACGGGAAGTTCTTCCTGCTGGACGACCTGGAGGTCAAGGACGACAAACCCAACATCTGGAAGGGTTGGTCGGAGACCTACACGGGCGTAGTCGACCACCTCAACAAATGA
- a CDS encoding energy-coupling factor ABC transporter ATP-binding protein, protein MSDYVLETEGVTYRYGKKCQPALSDVTVRVRRGVKTAIIGANGAGKSTLFGILNALYKPESGVVRYNGEPISYRRKSVTRMRTDVAVLFQNPDDMLFRPVVEQDVAFGPENLGLSKDEVERRVEEALFMVGMQDFRKSGIMRLSYGQRKRVAIAGVLAMRPKVLIMDEPTAGLDPQMASEVMELVEQLHREGTTVVMSSHDTDLTYAWADEIHVMQNGRCIYSGEPEPFYADKPSVYLAGLLPPKVFLMNEGLSSMRGTDPSPFPRTEAQLISKTVPPKAGTGTLHIMPVLAGADDKAVDAALASAGLSEASRGIYGKSARRAKDIANVGIEFFYGAPENCMIRCMEGKDTVLLCDPAMVDVAVCGVGFMERAGFGKIPVKVLPEVSG, encoded by the coding sequence ATGAGCGATTACGTCCTGGAGACGGAAGGGGTCACATACCGTTACGGGAAGAAGTGCCAGCCTGCTCTTTCCGATGTCACGGTAAGGGTTCGCAGAGGGGTGAAGACCGCCATAATCGGGGCCAACGGGGCCGGTAAATCCACGCTGTTCGGCATATTGAACGCCCTATATAAGCCGGAATCAGGCGTCGTACGTTACAACGGAGAGCCCATCTCGTACCGCAGGAAGAGCGTGACGAGGATGCGCACCGACGTCGCCGTGCTGTTCCAGAACCCCGACGACATGCTGTTCCGTCCGGTCGTGGAACAGGACGTGGCGTTCGGACCGGAGAATCTGGGTCTTTCCAAGGACGAGGTCGAGAGGAGGGTCGAGGAAGCCTTGTTCATGGTGGGGATGCAGGATTTCAGGAAGAGCGGGATAATGCGTCTCTCCTACGGCCAGAGGAAGAGGGTCGCCATAGCCGGCGTCCTCGCCATGCGTCCGAAGGTCCTTATCATGGACGAGCCCACCGCCGGTCTGGATCCGCAGATGGCGTCGGAGGTGATGGAACTGGTGGAACAGTTGCACCGTGAAGGGACGACCGTTGTGATGTCTTCCCACGACACGGACCTCACCTATGCCTGGGCGGACGAGATACATGTTATGCAGAACGGGAGATGCATCTATTCCGGGGAACCGGAGCCATTCTACGCGGACAAACCGTCCGTCTACCTGGCTGGCCTCCTTCCACCCAAGGTGTTCCTCATGAACGAGGGTCTGTCGTCCATGCGCGGAACGGATCCGTCCCCATTCCCGAGGACCGAGGCGCAGCTTATCAGCAAGACCGTCCCGCCGAAGGCCGGGACGGGTACCCTTCACATAATGCCTGTTTTGGCCGGTGCCGACGACAAGGCGGTGGATGCGGCATTGGCCTCCGCGGGTCTGTCGGAAGCCTCCAGGGGAATATACGGAAAAAGTGCCAGACGTGCGAAGGACATCGCCAATGTAGGTATAGAATTCTTCTACGGCGCTCCCGAGAACTGCATGATAAGGTGCATGGAAGGGAAGGATACCGTCCTTCTGTGCGACCCCGCCATGGTGGACGTCGCGGTATGCGGTGTCGGTTTCATGGAAAGGGCCGGTTTCGGGAAGATACCTGTGAAGGTCCTTCCCGAAGTGTCCGGATGA
- a CDS encoding energy-coupling factor ABC transporter ATP-binding protein has protein sequence MDVFNMEGVSFRHHDNLPFVLKDVDLSIPENGRTAVLGANGAGKTTLFYSLTGVYKPSKGEVLYRGKPVEYTKEGLTELRSEVAVVLQNPDEQMFSSTVEEDVAFGPMNIGVPRDEVGERIDRALRDVRMSDYRWSPLQQLSGGQRKRVAIAGALAVRPKVMIMDEPTAGLDPQSSMEVMELAERLHLEGVTVIISTHDVDLAYTWADGVRVLRHGHMIYGGDSEGFYEDIDNVLLSGLLRPSTFSMNREISSISGVDESPYPKTVSEYLAKFGGGNGVTGRIFCIPYSGGPVGDRYAEAVREAGDGARIGLYGTESRYAATDESEKIDFYFDGIDSCLSEAVLGRDSVLIYDSVYEPMVREKAGRLSVFGADIDMQVIG, from the coding sequence TTGGATGTCTTCAATATGGAAGGGGTGAGTTTCAGACACCACGACAATCTGCCGTTCGTCCTCAAGGATGTGGATCTCAGCATACCGGAGAACGGACGTACCGCCGTCCTCGGGGCCAACGGTGCCGGGAAGACCACCCTGTTCTACAGCCTCACCGGGGTATACAAGCCTTCCAAAGGGGAGGTCCTCTATCGCGGAAAGCCGGTGGAGTACACCAAAGAGGGTCTTACGGAACTCCGTTCCGAAGTCGCGGTCGTCCTTCAGAATCCAGACGAACAGATGTTCTCGTCGACGGTGGAGGAGGACGTGGCCTTCGGACCGATGAACATAGGCGTCCCGAGGGACGAGGTCGGCGAGAGGATCGACAGGGCACTGCGCGACGTCAGGATGTCGGATTACCGCTGGTCTCCTCTGCAGCAGCTTTCAGGGGGTCAGAGGAAGAGGGTCGCCATAGCCGGTGCCCTTGCTGTCAGACCCAAGGTCATGATAATGGACGAGCCCACCGCAGGTCTCGATCCGCAATCTTCCATGGAGGTCATGGAGCTGGCCGAAAGACTCCATCTGGAGGGAGTGACGGTCATCATATCGACACACGACGTCGATCTGGCATATACGTGGGCCGACGGTGTCCGCGTGCTCAGGCACGGCCATATGATCTACGGAGGGGATTCGGAAGGATTCTACGAGGACATAGACAACGTCCTCCTCAGCGGTCTTCTGAGGCCGTCAACTTTCAGCATGAATCGGGAGATCTCCTCCATCTCCGGGGTGGACGAGTCGCCTTATCCCAAGACGGTCAGCGAATACCTCGCCAAGTTCGGCGGCGGGAACGGCGTCACCGGCAGGATATTCTGCATCCCATATTCCGGAGGTCCGGTGGGGGACCGCTATGCCGAGGCCGTCAGGGAGGCCGGGGATGGTGCCCGCATCGGTCTGTACGGGACGGAATCGAGATATGCCGCCACGGACGAGTCGGAGAAGATCGATTTCTACTTCGACGGGATCGATTCCTGTCTTTCCGAGGCCGTTCTCGGAAGGGATTCGGTCCTCATTTACGATTCTGTCTACGAGCCGATGGTCAGGGAGAAGGCCGGAAGGCTTTCCGTATTCGGAGCGGACATAGACATGCAGGTGATAGGATGA
- a CDS encoding energy-coupling factor ABC transporter permease, translating to MEGYLPLEWCIIWFLVMIPFVAVGARKIIRIIREHPEQKMTVALSGAFIFLLSSLKLPSATGSSSHPTGTGLAVVLYGVCACSVLSLIVLVFQALLLAHGGLTTLGANCVSMGVVGPIVGMFFWALFRKFRASVPVSMFFAAFFADLMTYVFTSVQLTICYHANGVMQAFADFMTTYAVTQIPLALIEGIIFAMFARYLVTSRPEIFGDESAQKPVSKKFYMACFAVIAAVLVVILAYGAANGFEFAGSDDVGSGIIMDNAEDFIQWTEGIWGSYELPGETESLLFALQAAIGAVIIGFFIGISYARKKFDKEGPREPRPPEIRRKAVPEAKRRGSSSDQVEMDELAYSSRMVDWSPLGKLFFTLALLVVGLITDSIVVPMITFCIGLALMAYSTNMKLPPVILLAIGEAVLIMAIGCGLISILGDHSQEALLSGKILWFDMYMTQESLNQAWLVFFRAIAGVTLMLSFASSTPIPHLAQACRKLRMPKEIVEVVVLIYRYAFLLLERMLVMLKAAKCRLGYNGPVRTMRSYAGAMVGTFMFSMELAEKSESSLACRNYQGYFPVYNMPRNISWAWVLVTLAAAAALFVFGRDLVNWNDMAGLLSHLFGW from the coding sequence ATGGAAGGGTATCTTCCGTTGGAATGGTGCATCATCTGGTTCTTGGTGATGATCCCGTTCGTGGCGGTAGGTGCTAGGAAGATAATCAGGATCATTCGTGAACATCCGGAGCAGAAGATGACAGTGGCTCTTTCCGGGGCCTTCATCTTCCTCCTGTCATCGCTCAAGCTTCCGTCAGCCACGGGCTCGAGCTCCCATCCTACCGGTACCGGTCTGGCCGTAGTCCTTTACGGCGTATGCGCCTGCTCGGTCCTGTCCCTGATAGTCCTGGTGTTCCAGGCTTTGCTTCTGGCACATGGCGGGCTCACCACCTTGGGCGCCAACTGCGTGTCCATGGGTGTCGTGGGACCTATAGTGGGCATGTTCTTCTGGGCCCTTTTCAGGAAGTTCAGGGCCAGCGTCCCGGTCTCCATGTTCTTTGCCGCGTTCTTCGCCGATCTGATGACTTACGTCTTCACCTCGGTGCAGCTCACGATCTGCTACCACGCCAACGGGGTCATGCAGGCATTTGCGGATTTCATGACGACATATGCCGTCACCCAAATCCCTCTGGCACTCATAGAGGGGATAATCTTCGCCATGTTCGCCAGATATCTCGTCACCTCCCGTCCCGAGATCTTCGGCGACGAATCCGCACAGAAGCCCGTGTCGAAGAAGTTCTATATGGCATGCTTCGCGGTCATCGCCGCGGTCCTGGTGGTCATACTCGCATACGGGGCGGCCAACGGGTTCGAGTTCGCCGGATCCGACGATGTCGGGTCTGGCATAATCATGGACAATGCGGAGGATTTCATACAGTGGACCGAGGGGATATGGGGCAGTTACGAGCTTCCCGGGGAGACGGAATCCCTGCTTTTCGCTCTGCAGGCAGCCATCGGTGCCGTCATAATCGGTTTCTTCATAGGTATATCGTATGCCCGGAAGAAGTTCGATAAAGAGGGGCCACGAGAGCCCCGGCCCCCCGAAATAAGGAGGAAGGCCGTTCCGGAAGCGAAGAGGAGAGGGTCGTCCAGCGACCAGGTGGAGATGGACGAGCTCGCCTACAGCTCCAGGATGGTGGACTGGTCGCCTCTGGGCAAGCTGTTCTTCACCCTAGCCCTCCTGGTGGTCGGTCTCATAACGGACAGCATAGTGGTCCCGATGATCACTTTCTGTATCGGTCTGGCACTTATGGCGTATTCCACCAACATGAAGCTTCCGCCGGTGATCCTCCTCGCCATAGGGGAGGCGGTCCTCATCATGGCTATCGGATGCGGTCTCATATCAATACTGGGTGACCACTCCCAGGAGGCCCTCCTGTCCGGGAAGATCCTGTGGTTCGACATGTACATGACCCAGGAAAGTCTCAATCAGGCCTGGCTGGTCTTCTTCAGGGCCATCGCCGGCGTAACATTGATGCTGTCTTTCGCCAGTTCCACTCCCATACCGCATCTGGCACAGGCATGCAGGAAGCTGAGGATGCCGAAGGAGATAGTGGAGGTCGTCGTCCTGATATACAGATACGCATTCCTTCTGTTGGAGAGGATGCTGGTGATGCTCAAGGCGGCCAAGTGCCGTCTCGGATACAACGGTCCCGTCCGCACCATGAGGTCGTATGCAGGCGCCATGGTTGGAACGTTCATGTTCTCCATGGAGCTGGCGGAGAAATCCGAGTCTTCCCTCGCCTGCAGGAACTACCAGGGGTACTTCCCTGTATACAACATGCCCAGGAATATCTCCTGGGCATGGGTCCTGGTCACTCTGGCGGCCGCGGCCGCCCTGTTCGTTTTCGGACGCGACCTCGTAAATTGGAACGATATGGCGGGACTGCTCTCGCACTTGTTCGGATGGTGA
- a CDS encoding DUF368 domain-containing protein, which yields MESRAKAVKEILVGIVVGIASMLPGISGAVICVCFGIYERLVRDVARLRVYLRKDFWFILFLLIGILIGTLVSAKILSGAMDKYPTECQFLFAGLIAGQIPAVYHMTKPRESAWTRANWAALAIGFVIMGSMLIMYFTGGSDDVILGHDAAGMVVMFVVGIVVAISAMVPGISHSTILIVFGLFTLFTDTISNLDGAFLVSMAAGAVVGLLGFSKIVHYALEHHHRSTSFLIFGLTVGSLVTLIITSVGDAENITHILAGAVMFVIGLAVGIWFMRKSAEQEFSEEPE from the coding sequence ATGGAATCTCGCGCAAAGGCGGTGAAAGAGATACTCGTCGGCATAGTCGTCGGTATCGCATCGATGCTTCCCGGCATCAGCGGAGCGGTGATATGCGTCTGCTTCGGCATATACGAACGTCTTGTCCGCGACGTCGCACGCCTGCGCGTCTACCTCAGGAAGGATTTCTGGTTCATACTGTTCCTTCTTATCGGTATATTGATCGGTACACTCGTCTCCGCGAAGATACTCTCGGGCGCCATGGACAAGTACCCGACGGAGTGTCAGTTCCTCTTCGCGGGACTCATAGCCGGACAGATACCCGCCGTCTATCATATGACGAAACCCAGGGAGAGCGCTTGGACGAGGGCGAACTGGGCCGCTCTTGCGATAGGATTCGTGATAATGGGCTCCATGCTCATAATGTACTTCACAGGAGGCAGCGACGACGTGATCCTGGGACACGACGCCGCCGGGATGGTCGTAATGTTCGTCGTGGGCATAGTAGTGGCCATATCAGCCATGGTGCCCGGGATCAGCCATTCCACCATCCTCATCGTATTCGGACTGTTCACCCTGTTCACCGACACGATCAGCAACCTGGACGGGGCGTTCCTCGTCTCCATGGCCGCCGGAGCGGTGGTCGGACTGCTGGGATTCTCCAAGATCGTCCACTATGCCTTGGAGCACCACCACAGGAGCACTTCTTTCCTGATCTTCGGACTGACCGTCGGATCGCTCGTAACACTGATCATAACATCCGTGGGGGATGCCGAGAACATCACGCACATATTGGCCGGGGCCGTCATGTTCGTCATAGGTCTGGCCGTCGGGATATGGTTCATGAGGAAAAGTGCGGAACAGGAGTTCTCAGAGGAACCCGAGTAA
- a CDS encoding zinc-ribbon domain-containing protein, with the protein MFCPKCGCMLPDGSSVCKECGYRIGRGLRDSLCEEQPTDDPVRTSSSTRAVKHEVTVVAGIALSLTMVVSLFLEWLGPGISGLGLVMDGPDIGRASDVFCFVPLAIAVIGVFLTVHFAFGIGPRSAVFPLGIVCAALVVMFCAEVGWNYIYSTGIGAYTAMLSSAITAMLGLRRL; encoded by the coding sequence ATGTTCTGTCCTAAGTGCGGTTGTATGCTGCCGGACGGATCCTCCGTCTGCAAGGAGTGCGGTTACAGGATCGGCAGGGGACTGAGGGATTCCCTCTGCGAAGAGCAACCGACCGATGACCCTGTCCGGACTTCCTCCAGCACCCGCGCCGTTAAACACGAGGTGACCGTCGTGGCGGGAATCGCCCTGTCTCTGACAATGGTCGTATCGCTGTTCCTGGAATGGCTCGGCCCCGGGATATCCGGATTGGGGCTGGTCATGGACGGACCTGATATCGGAAGGGCTTCGGACGTCTTCTGCTTCGTTCCTCTGGCCATAGCCGTCATCGGAGTGTTTCTGACGGTACACTTCGCTTTCGGTATAGGTCCCCGTTCGGCAGTCTTCCCCCTGGGGATAGTCTGCGCCGCACTGGTCGTGATGTTCTGCGCAGAGGTCGGATGGAACTACATCTATTCTACCGGGATCGGAGCATATACGGCCATGCTGTCATCTGCGATAACGGCCATGCTCGGACTTAGAAGACTGTGA
- a CDS encoding DUF5591 domain-containing protein has product MLDVVSRSQRGRVCEYRKGDGCIRTPFVLKTGAAGDTGITAGDDGRTVRILGSSVDVDPRLLTSAASGIPAQPRTRDGITVLRLPVSGDEIVPDDSEVVVVPNAFDVKGDFRRMVDQVMKARKAAGFGRVLVMLGIAEPANLALLSYMGVDVVDDSFCRAAGINGVSLIPEGNVASDEDCSEDNVSELDREAAKVARFIGAGRLRELVDQRSFSSADEVAALRIFDAEGYGYQEECCSTTGCRFSCNTVQALRRPDIARYQKVLSERYVVPSHKKVLLLLPCSAKKPYHTSKTHKLFASAIHTASHDTLVHEVIVTSPLGIVPRELDAMYPANSYDIPVTGEWKCEEKATIRRMLKELLEKGHYEKVVCHLGEDAELVEGLCDGMVETVVGDPVSPKSLENLDKALRDATKGMEPVDYLVDRREAIRSVLSFQFGKDVADAIMDENTYGIGKFPYWKVFREDPENRQKKTQLCMMSPERGMFSLTMDGAEIIAGMGRNIVEMQDFELKGSLFAVGVDKADHGLRIGDEAIVVCGGKVRGVGVAAMCGAEMEQMKRGIAVKMRHSG; this is encoded by the coding sequence ATGCTTGACGTTGTGAGCAGGTCCCAAAGGGGAAGGGTTTGCGAATACAGGAAAGGGGACGGGTGCATCAGGACGCCTTTCGTCCTCAAGACCGGTGCCGCCGGAGATACCGGCATAACCGCAGGTGACGACGGAAGGACCGTACGCATCCTCGGTTCCTCCGTAGACGTGGATCCCCGCCTGCTCACATCCGCCGCCTCCGGGATCCCGGCCCAGCCGAGGACCAGGGACGGGATCACCGTCCTGAGGCTTCCCGTGAGCGGTGACGAGATCGTCCCCGACGACTCGGAGGTCGTGGTGGTCCCCAACGCATTCGATGTGAAAGGCGATTTCAGAAGGATGGTGGACCAGGTCATGAAGGCGAGGAAGGCCGCTGGTTTCGGCAGGGTCCTTGTGATGCTCGGCATAGCCGAACCTGCCAATCTGGCACTTCTGTCCTACATGGGGGTGGACGTCGTGGACGACTCCTTCTGCAGGGCGGCCGGGATAAACGGGGTGTCCCTCATCCCCGAGGGGAACGTCGCATCGGACGAGGATTGCTCGGAGGACAACGTCTCCGAGTTGGACAGGGAGGCCGCCAAGGTCGCCCGTTTCATAGGCGCCGGCAGGCTCAGGGAACTCGTGGACCAGAGGTCCTTCTCCTCGGCGGACGAGGTCGCCGCCCTCAGGATATTCGACGCGGAAGGTTACGGGTATCAGGAGGAATGCTGTTCCACGACCGGATGCAGGTTCTCCTGCAACACCGTTCAGGCCCTGAGGAGACCCGACATAGCCAGATATCAGAAGGTCCTGTCCGAGAGGTATGTCGTGCCTTCCCATAAGAAGGTCCTTCTCCTCCTCCCGTGCTCCGCCAAGAAGCCCTACCACACTTCGAAGACCCATAAGCTGTTCGCCTCCGCGATACACACGGCATCCCACGACACCCTGGTACACGAGGTCATAGTGACATCCCCTCTGGGTATCGTCCCCAGGGAACTGGACGCGATGTACCCTGCCAACTCCTACGACATACCCGTGACCGGGGAGTGGAAATGCGAGGAGAAGGCCACCATCAGGAGGATGCTCAAGGAGCTCCTGGAGAAAGGACATTACGAGAAGGTCGTATGCCACCTCGGAGAGGATGCGGAGCTCGTGGAGGGTCTCTGCGACGGTATGGTGGAGACGGTCGTCGGAGACCCGGTATCCCCCAAATCCCTGGAGAATCTGGATAAGGCCCTCAGGGACGCCACCAAGGGCATGGAGCCCGTCGACTATCTCGTGGACCGCAGGGAGGCCATCCGTTCCGTCCTCTCCTTCCAGTTCGGTAAGGATGTTGCGGACGCGATCATGGACGAGAACACGTACGGGATAGGGAAGTTCCCCTATTGGAAGGTCTTCCGCGAGGACCCGGAGAACAGACAGAAGAAGACCCAGCTGTGCATGATGTCCCCTGAAAGGGGGATGTTCTCCCTCACCATGGACGGTGCGGAGATCATCGCAGGCATGGGCAGGAACATCGTAGAGATGCAGGACTTCGAACTGAAGGGCAGTCTTTTCGCCGTAGGGGTGGATAAGGCGGACCACGGCCTCCGTATAGGCGATGAGGCTATCGTAGTATGCGGAGGGAAGGTCAGAGGTGTCGGTGTAGCCGCCATGTGCGGTGCGGAGATGGAGCAGATGAAGAGGGGCATCGCAGTGAAGATGCGTCATTCTGGCTGA